The following coding sequences lie in one Pseudomonadota bacterium genomic window:
- the efp gene encoding elongation factor P, with the protein MVNSSDLKRGLLLEIDNAPWVIVDCSFQTPSARGASTLTKIKIRNLKTGAVLQKSYRGGEMLKEADCEKRNAQYLYKEGDDYVFMDEETFEQAPLSAEMLGDAVGFLLDGMKVRTQLYNGEVISVELPNVVEVLVVETTPTLKGATAQAQMKPATLETGIEILVPPYLESGERIRVDTRDGRFIERVK; encoded by the coding sequence ATGGTGAACTCCAGCGACCTGAAGCGGGGCCTGCTGCTCGAGATCGACAACGCACCGTGGGTGATCGTCGACTGCTCGTTCCAGACGCCGTCGGCGCGTGGCGCGAGCACGCTCACGAAGATCAAGATCCGCAACCTGAAGACCGGCGCCGTGCTCCAGAAGTCGTACCGGGGCGGCGAGATGCTCAAAGAGGCGGACTGCGAGAAGCGCAACGCGCAGTACCTCTACAAGGAGGGCGACGACTACGTCTTCATGGACGAGGAGACGTTCGAGCAGGCGCCGCTCTCCGCCGAGATGCTCGGCGACGCGGTGGGCTTCCTCCTCGACGGGATGAAGGTGCGGACGCAGCTGTACAACGGCGAGGTGATCTCGGTCGAGCTGCCGAACGTCGTCGAGGTGCTCGTCGTCGAGACGACGCCCACCCTCAAGGGCGCCACCGCGCAGGCGCAGATGAAGCCCGCCACGCTCGAGACCGGGATCGAGATCCTCGTGCCGCCGTACCTCGAGAGCGGCGAGCGGATCCGCGTCGACACCCGCGACGGCCGGTTCATCGAGAGGGTGAAGTAG
- a CDS encoding (Fe-S)-binding protein, translating into MGPIVMAVVLAAAFGAFGVSAYRKWRLLRIGAPEDRFDRLGTRLGRMIRVALFQQKLPKYKVMGPIHMLIFWGFLVLLVNTLILWGRGFDEGFNLWFLDPHGCLGGAYHFVKDIVTVVVFCAAGLALLHRVVLRPARLTASFEAALILLIIIVMMVADVVYWGWQLSLEGVTGFEWREPFASVAASLFSTMDPKVVETLGTIGFWAHSGLVLLFLNLLPYGKHFHVVTSLPNVFLSNLEPPGRLPRDETIEKVLKEEDTGDGEPVFGVSALQHFTWKDLLDMYSCTECGRCTDNCPAAKTNKPLKPKSLMTAMRDSLYARSGELVSGKGEVKPLVPEIIDPEIVWSCTTCRACEEECPVMITYVDKIVRLRRDLVESRGEPPSELGKALRGMETNANPWNISSMDRDKWAEGIEVKPFDADECEVLLFLGCAASFDDRAKKISTSLVKLLDAAGVKYGYLGADEPCCGETARRAGSESNFRMMADGLVEAFKELGVKKIITGCPHCFNTFKNEYPMFGAEWEVIHHTELLAKLVAEGKLKPAERIVKRVAYHDGCYLGRYNDVYDAPRRILEAIPGLELASFAASRQRGLCCGGGGGRFFMEEDADKRVNNLRVDGLMQADPDAIASACPYCMTMLSDGLKAKDLYDTKGQLDVAELLAISCGLTDRKLLKEQKAE; encoded by the coding sequence ATGGGTCCAATCGTCATGGCCGTCGTCCTCGCCGCCGCCTTCGGCGCCTTCGGGGTGTCCGCCTACCGCAAGTGGCGCCTCCTCCGGATCGGCGCGCCCGAGGACCGGTTCGACAGGCTCGGGACGCGCCTCGGGCGCATGATCCGCGTCGCGCTCTTCCAGCAGAAGCTCCCGAAGTACAAGGTGATGGGCCCGATCCACATGCTCATCTTCTGGGGCTTCCTCGTCCTGCTCGTGAACACGCTCATCCTGTGGGGCCGCGGCTTCGACGAGGGGTTCAACCTGTGGTTCCTCGATCCGCACGGCTGCCTCGGCGGCGCCTACCACTTCGTGAAGGACATCGTCACGGTGGTCGTGTTCTGCGCCGCGGGGCTCGCGCTGCTGCACCGCGTCGTCCTCAGGCCCGCGCGGCTGACCGCGTCGTTCGAGGCGGCGCTCATCCTGCTCATCATCATCGTCATGATGGTCGCCGACGTCGTCTACTGGGGCTGGCAGCTCTCGCTCGAGGGCGTGACCGGGTTCGAGTGGCGCGAGCCGTTCGCGTCGGTCGCGGCCTCGTTGTTCTCGACGATGGATCCGAAGGTCGTCGAGACGCTCGGCACGATCGGCTTCTGGGCGCACTCGGGGCTCGTGCTCCTCTTCCTGAACCTCCTGCCGTACGGCAAGCACTTCCACGTCGTCACGTCGCTGCCGAACGTCTTCCTCTCGAACCTCGAGCCGCCGGGCCGCCTGCCGCGCGACGAGACCATCGAGAAGGTGCTCAAGGAGGAGGACACGGGCGACGGGGAGCCGGTGTTCGGCGTCAGCGCGCTGCAGCACTTCACGTGGAAGGATCTCCTCGACATGTACTCGTGCACCGAGTGCGGCCGCTGCACGGACAACTGCCCGGCGGCGAAGACGAACAAGCCGCTCAAGCCCAAGAGCCTCATGACCGCGATGCGCGACAGCCTGTACGCGCGGTCGGGCGAGCTCGTCTCGGGCAAGGGCGAGGTGAAGCCGCTCGTCCCGGAGATCATCGATCCGGAGATCGTGTGGAGCTGCACGACCTGCCGGGCGTGCGAGGAGGAGTGCCCGGTGATGATCACCTACGTCGACAAGATCGTCCGGCTGCGCCGGGATCTCGTCGAGTCGCGCGGCGAGCCCCCGTCGGAGCTCGGCAAGGCGCTGCGCGGCATGGAGACGAACGCGAACCCGTGGAACATCTCTTCCATGGACCGCGACAAGTGGGCCGAGGGGATTGAGGTCAAGCCGTTCGACGCGGACGAGTGCGAGGTTCTCCTCTTCCTCGGCTGCGCGGCGAGCTTCGACGATCGCGCCAAGAAGATCTCGACGTCGCTCGTCAAGCTGCTCGACGCGGCGGGCGTGAAGTACGGGTACCTCGGCGCGGACGAGCCGTGCTGCGGCGAGACGGCGAGACGCGCGGGGTCGGAGTCGAACTTCCGCATGATGGCGGACGGGCTCGTCGAGGCGTTCAAGGAGCTCGGCGTCAAGAAGATCATCACCGGCTGCCCGCACTGCTTCAACACGTTCAAGAACGAGTACCCGATGTTCGGCGCCGAGTGGGAAGTGATCCACCACACCGAGCTGCTCGCGAAGCTCGTCGCCGAGGGCAAGCTCAAGCCCGCCGAGCGGATCGTGAAGCGCGTCGCCTACCACGACGGCTGCTACCTCGGTCGGTACAACGACGTGTACGACGCGCCGCGACGGATCCTCGAGGCGATCCCGGGGCTCGAGCTCGCCTCGTTCGCGGCGAGCCGGCAGCGCGGCCTGTGCTGTGGCGGCGGCGGCGGCCGGTTCTTCATGGAGGAGGACGCGGACAAGCGCGTGAACAACCTGCGCGTCGACGGGCTCATGCAGGCCGACCCGGACGCGATCGCGTCGGCGTGCCCGTACTGCATGACGATGCTCTCCGACGGCCTCAAGGCGAAGGATCTCTACGACACCAAGGGCCAGCTCGACGTCGCCGAGCTGCTCGCCATCTCCTGCGGCCTCACCGATCGCAAGCTGCTCAAGGAGCAGAAGGCGGAGTGA
- a CDS encoding type II toxin-antitoxin system HicB family antitoxin: MEKMQLTAFIERDGDGYVALCPELDVASQGDSVEAARRNLVEAVELFFETADAAEVRSRLHSEVFVTRMEIAVG, encoded by the coding sequence ATGGAAAAGATGCAGCTCACCGCGTTCATCGAGCGGGACGGCGACGGGTACGTCGCGCTCTGTCCGGAGCTCGATGTCGCGAGCCAGGGCGATTCGGTCGAAGCGGCGAGGCGGAACCTCGTCGAGGCCGTGGAGCTGTTCTTCGAAACGGCGGACGCGGCGGAGGTCCGCTCGCGCCTGCACTCCGAGGTGTTCGTGACGCGCATGGAGATCGCCGTTGGGTAG
- a CDS encoding flavin reductase family protein, with the protein MKRRLGASPLIIPMPAVLVGTYDEDGTPNAMTAAWTSACCHTPPCVGVAVRDSRRTFSNIRARRAFTINIASADMAVDVDYLGIVSGHQVPDKLARLGLATERAAVVDAPVIARCPIAVECRLVHALPLGTHTWFVGEVVEVQADERVVTAEGIVDLDALDPLAYATSAGEYRGIGRSLGRAYRIGKGRA; encoded by the coding sequence ATGAAGAGACGCCTGGGCGCGAGCCCGCTCATCATCCCGATGCCCGCGGTGCTCGTCGGCACGTACGACGAGGACGGGACGCCGAACGCCATGACCGCCGCGTGGACGTCCGCCTGCTGCCACACGCCTCCGTGCGTGGGCGTGGCCGTGCGCGACAGCCGCAGGACGTTCTCCAACATCCGCGCCCGCCGCGCCTTCACGATCAACATCGCGTCCGCCGACATGGCCGTCGACGTCGACTACCTCGGCATCGTGAGCGGCCACCAGGTGCCGGACAAGCTCGCGCGCCTGGGGCTCGCGACCGAGCGCGCCGCGGTCGTGGACGCGCCCGTCATCGCGCGGTGCCCGATCGCCGTCGAGTGCCGTCTCGTCCACGCGCTGCCGCTCGGGACGCACACCTGGTTCGTCGGCGAGGTCGTCGAGGTGCAGGCGGACGAGCGCGTGGTCACGGCCGAGGGGATCGTCGACCTCGACGCCCTGGACCCGCTGGCGTACGCCACCTCGGCGGGCGAGTACCGCGGGATCGGCCGGTCGCTCGGGCGCGCCTACCGCATCGGGAAGGGCAGAGCGTGA
- a CDS encoding OmpA family protein: MKASRLWICVGVLVLGACLAGCSVSVSANAQSGGKYILEGKDKIVVTAAQPAAPEVAPAPEPPKPPMKAKRVGKKIEITEKVMFETGKAEIKVDSHQLLKDVATVLSENASVSKLRIEGHTDDVGKDKANKKLSQSRADAVKAFLVGVGVDGARLEAVGYGEEKPVADNATDEGKEKNRRVEFNIVGESAAPAAGDE, translated from the coding sequence ATGAAAGCGAGCAGACTTTGGATTTGTGTCGGGGTGCTCGTCCTCGGTGCTTGTCTCGCCGGCTGCAGCGTGAGCGTGAGCGCGAACGCACAGTCGGGGGGCAAGTACATCCTCGAGGGCAAGGACAAGATCGTGGTGACGGCCGCGCAACCCGCGGCGCCGGAGGTAGCGCCCGCGCCCGAGCCGCCGAAGCCGCCGATGAAGGCCAAGCGCGTGGGCAAGAAGATCGAGATCACCGAGAAGGTGATGTTCGAGACCGGCAAGGCCGAGATCAAGGTGGACTCCCACCAGCTGCTGAAGGACGTCGCGACGGTTCTCTCCGAGAACGCGAGCGTCTCGAAGCTGCGGATCGAGGGCCACACGGACGACGTCGGCAAGGACAAGGCCAACAAGAAGCTGTCCCAGAGCCGCGCTGACGCCGTGAAGGCGTTCCTCGTCGGCGTGGGCGTCGACGGCGCGAGGCTCGAGGCCGTCGGCTACGGCGAGGAGAAGCCGGTCGCGGACAACGCGACCGACGAAGGCAAGGAGAAGAACCGCCGGGTCGAGTTCAACATCGTCGGCGAGTCCGCCGCGCCCGCAGCGGGCGACGAGTGA
- a CDS encoding cyclic 2,3-diphosphoglycerate synthase, with protein sequence MSKRRVVILGAAGRDFHNFNMVYRNDPAYEVVAFTATQIPKIDDRIYPAVLAGKLYPKGIPILPETELERIFAERDVDLAVMAYSDLPYAYVMHMGARVNAAGADFEMMGTRRTFAKSSKPVIAVTAVRTGCGKSQISRFVAKRLRAAGKKVVAVRHPMPYGDLAAQAVQRMASIQDIDDYKCTIEEREEYEMHVAEGGVIYAGVDYEAILRRAEAEADVVLWDGGNNDLPFYKPDLWITVADPLRPGHEASYYPGEANIRGSDIIVIGKANVASEADVRTVEESCRKLNPRARVIRAVSALTVDKPEVIKGKRVLAVEDGPTLTHGEMAFGAATQAARENGAAALVDPRPWAVGGLKETFEKYPRIGVLLPAMGYWDQQVKDLEATINATDCDAVVLGTPFDIQRLVKITKPTAVVSYAHKDYDDGANSLSKIVDEFLAKH encoded by the coding sequence ATGAGCAAGCGACGCGTCGTCATCCTCGGAGCCGCCGGCAGGGACTTCCACAACTTCAACATGGTGTACCGCAACGACCCGGCGTACGAGGTCGTGGCGTTCACGGCGACGCAGATCCCGAAGATCGACGATCGCATCTACCCGGCGGTGCTCGCGGGGAAGCTCTACCCGAAGGGGATCCCGATCCTGCCGGAGACCGAGCTCGAGCGGATCTTCGCGGAGCGCGACGTCGATCTGGCGGTGATGGCGTACAGCGATCTCCCGTACGCCTACGTCATGCACATGGGCGCGCGCGTCAACGCGGCCGGCGCCGACTTCGAGATGATGGGCACGAGGCGGACGTTCGCGAAGTCGTCGAAGCCGGTCATCGCGGTCACCGCCGTGAGGACGGGCTGCGGCAAGAGCCAGATCTCGCGGTTCGTCGCGAAGCGCCTGCGCGCGGCCGGCAAGAAGGTCGTCGCGGTGCGCCACCCGATGCCCTACGGCGATCTCGCGGCGCAGGCCGTGCAGCGCATGGCGTCGATCCAGGACATCGACGACTACAAGTGCACGATCGAGGAGCGCGAGGAGTACGAGATGCACGTGGCCGAGGGCGGGGTGATCTACGCCGGCGTCGACTACGAGGCTATCTTACGCCGCGCCGAGGCCGAGGCGGACGTCGTCCTGTGGGACGGCGGCAACAACGACCTGCCGTTCTACAAGCCGGACCTCTGGATCACCGTCGCGGACCCGCTCCGGCCCGGGCACGAGGCGTCGTACTACCCCGGCGAGGCGAACATCCGGGGAAGCGACATCATCGTGATCGGCAAGGCGAACGTCGCCTCCGAAGCGGACGTCCGCACCGTGGAGGAGAGCTGCCGGAAGCTGAACCCGCGGGCGCGCGTCATCCGCGCCGTCTCCGCGCTCACGGTCGACAAGCCGGAGGTCATCAAGGGCAAGCGCGTGCTCGCGGTCGAGGACGGCCCGACCCTGACGCACGGCGAGATGGCGTTCGGCGCGGCGACCCAGGCGGCCCGCGAGAACGGCGCGGCTGCGCTCGTCGATCCGAGGCCGTGGGCGGTCGGCGGCCTCAAGGAGACGTTCGAGAAGTACCCGCGCATCGGCGTGCTCCTGCCCGCCATGGGCTACTGGGACCAGCAGGTCAAGGATCTCGAGGCCACGATCAACGCGACGGACTGCGACGCGGTCGTGCTCGGCACGCCGTTCGACATCCAGCGCCTCGTGAAGATCACGAAGCCGACCGCCGTGGTTTCGTACGCCCACAAGGACTACGACGACGGCGCGAACAGCCTCTCCAAGATCGTTGACGAATTCCTCGCCAAGCATTAG
- a CDS encoding proprotein convertase P-domain-containing protein produces the protein MKRILFVLFAMLLAAGLGIGGCGDDGGNGGDSDTDTDSDTDSDTDTDVDTDTDTDTDTDVDTDTDTDTDTDTDTDADGGPDGSTDADTDTDADTASELGAWVDDDGRTLRLGDREQADWNRVFAWDDSVAGCTAALGNYVIADGVITFTRGEYNDCSPFDVCDITVADDELSLTLECDPADAGVETYEFTRVTDVVPPANRHIFVSLDDFGCGENVDMSYFEAADSDFEGYAQTNSWVGADMYMDEMFSYSMPDGFSSWGWYDADDTGRSEALYPTPAGLVHHLRGLRDANLQLLSAVTFDVVCDTGVLSNVVEYYYDTDITRYRFLSGGTFGDAAPGTSAITVADAPTSLTEVEVYFDSTFTPTDLLTVTLTSPDATSVVLVGEEGGAAEYIGPVIFADDAAASIFGSSGDREGMYQPEGDLADFVGEDGNGTWTLFLTTSGTVTGVLTNWSLSLR, from the coding sequence ATGAAACGAATTCTATTTGTGCTCTTCGCGATGCTTCTGGCCGCCGGGCTGGGGATTGGCGGCTGCGGCGACGACGGCGGCAACGGTGGTGACTCGGACACGGACACGGATTCGGACACGGATTCGGATACGGACACCGACGTGGACACGGACACGGACACGGATACGGACACCGACGTGGACACGGACACGGACACGGATACGGACACCGACACCGACACCGACGCGGACGGCGGTCCGGACGGCAGCACGGATGCCGATACGGACACGGACGCCGACACGGCGAGCGAGCTCGGCGCCTGGGTGGACGACGACGGCCGCACCCTCCGGCTCGGCGATCGCGAGCAAGCCGACTGGAACCGCGTCTTCGCGTGGGACGACTCCGTTGCGGGCTGCACCGCGGCGCTCGGCAACTACGTGATCGCGGACGGCGTGATCACCTTCACGCGTGGCGAGTACAACGACTGCTCGCCGTTTGACGTCTGCGACATCACGGTGGCCGACGACGAGCTGTCGTTGACCCTCGAGTGCGATCCGGCCGATGCCGGGGTGGAGACGTACGAGTTCACGCGGGTCACCGACGTCGTGCCTCCGGCGAACCGGCACATCTTCGTCAGCCTGGACGACTTCGGGTGCGGAGAAAATGTCGACATGAGCTACTTCGAGGCCGCGGACTCGGATTTCGAAGGCTACGCGCAGACGAACAGCTGGGTTGGCGCCGACATGTACATGGACGAGATGTTCTCGTACTCCATGCCCGACGGCTTCAGCAGCTGGGGCTGGTACGATGCGGACGACACCGGGCGCTCCGAGGCCCTGTACCCGACGCCCGCCGGCCTGGTACACCACTTGCGTGGGCTGCGCGATGCCAACCTGCAGCTGTTGAGCGCCGTGACTTTCGACGTCGTGTGCGACACGGGGGTCCTCTCCAACGTCGTGGAGTACTACTACGACACCGACATCACGCGGTACCGGTTCCTGTCCGGTGGCACCTTCGGCGATGCCGCGCCCGGGACGTCGGCGATCACCGTTGCGGACGCGCCGACCTCGCTCACAGAGGTCGAGGTGTACTTCGACTCGACTTTCACACCGACCGATCTCCTGACGGTGACGCTGACCTCGCCGGACGCCACCTCCGTGGTGCTCGTGGGTGAGGAAGGCGGCGCTGCGGAGTACATAGGCCCGGTGATCTTCGCCGATGACGCGGCGGCATCCATCTTCGGCTCGAGCGGGGACCGCGAGGGCATGTACCAGCCCGAGGGCGACCTGGCCGACTTCGTGGGCGAGGACGGCAACGGCACCTGGACCCTGTTCCTGACCACGAGCGGCACGGTCACCGGCGTCCTCACGAACTGGAGCCTCTCGCTCCGGTAG
- a CDS encoding deoxyribonuclease IV, protein MRVGAHESIQGGFHRAVERAVADGCASVQIFTKAPQIWREPVVTEADAERFRSSRKAAGMGPVVVHASYLINTCSASPSTRAKAAAALAAEARRCDLLEADFLVFHPGSPGDLGDDAGIALTAESVRAALEASRSVGILVENTAGQGKGIGWRFEQLASIIELAGGGDRLGVCIDTCHAFAAGYALSSAAEAAALFDGIDGLLGPGRVRALHLNDARSGRGSRVDRHALIGKGEIGLEPFRWIVNAARFADVPGIVETPIAKGETYAAEVAALAALVKRSSR, encoded by the coding sequence ATGCGGGTTGGCGCGCACGAATCGATCCAGGGCGGGTTCCACCGCGCCGTCGAGCGCGCGGTCGCGGACGGCTGCGCGTCGGTGCAGATCTTCACGAAGGCGCCGCAGATCTGGCGCGAGCCCGTGGTCACGGAGGCGGACGCGGAGCGGTTCCGCTCGTCGCGGAAGGCCGCAGGGATGGGGCCCGTCGTCGTGCACGCCTCGTACCTCATCAACACCTGTTCGGCGAGCCCGTCCACGCGGGCCAAGGCGGCGGCCGCGCTCGCGGCCGAGGCACGGCGCTGCGATCTCCTCGAAGCCGACTTCCTCGTGTTCCACCCGGGATCGCCCGGCGATCTCGGCGACGACGCCGGCATCGCCCTCACCGCGGAGTCGGTTCGCGCCGCGCTTGAGGCGTCCCGCTCGGTCGGGATCCTCGTCGAGAACACCGCGGGGCAGGGCAAGGGGATCGGCTGGCGGTTCGAGCAGCTCGCGTCGATCATCGAGCTCGCCGGCGGCGGCGACCGGCTCGGCGTCTGCATCGACACCTGCCACGCGTTCGCGGCGGGGTACGCCCTCTCGAGCGCCGCCGAGGCCGCCGCGCTGTTCGACGGGATCGACGGGCTGCTCGGCCCCGGCCGGGTGCGGGCGCTGCACCTGAACGACGCCAGGTCCGGGCGCGGCTCGCGCGTCGACAGGCACGCGCTCATCGGGAAGGGCGAGATCGGCCTCGAGCCGTTCCGCTGGATCGTCAACGCGGCGCGGTTTGCGGATGTCCCGGGGATCGTGGAGACCCCGATTGCCAAGGGCGAGACGTACGCGGCCGAGGTCGCCGCGCTCGCGGCCCTCGTGAAGAGGAGCTCGAGGTGA
- a CDS encoding UTP--glucose-1-phosphate uridylyltransferase, with protein sequence MILTVMRFHFDEETRRVLDSYGFDQVPFAALAKRIADRGFDPDDARIKGEVRLPDPGILDVVPEPGSADHERFAAVGRRAIEAGEVGAVVLNGGMATRFGGVVKGVVEAAWGRSFLDLKISQIRVASRGRAPVLLMNSFSTARDTAAHLAALGLDHSARCFTQFVSIRLTPSGELFLDGSGAPSLHAPGHGDFSYAIARSGELDGFVKGGGRWLTLSNVDNLGASLDPAIVGMHIARGNPMSVELVETRAGDVGGFPAIVGSRVAIVEAFRLPRSFDTATIPAFNTNTFVFDAQLLAAHPALDWFAVKKQVEGRPAIQFERLVGQLSEHAAVTWLKVPRDGPASRFLPIKLPADLESSAAQLESALRAQGVLGA encoded by the coding sequence ATGATCCTCACCGTCATGCGCTTCCATTTCGACGAAGAGACGCGACGCGTCCTGGACTCCTACGGGTTCGACCAGGTGCCGTTCGCGGCGCTCGCGAAGAGGATCGCGGATCGCGGCTTCGACCCCGACGACGCGCGGATCAAGGGCGAGGTGCGGCTGCCGGATCCGGGCATCCTGGACGTCGTCCCCGAGCCGGGGAGCGCCGATCACGAGCGGTTCGCCGCCGTCGGGCGCCGCGCGATCGAAGCCGGCGAGGTGGGCGCGGTCGTGCTCAACGGCGGGATGGCGACCCGTTTCGGGGGCGTCGTCAAGGGCGTGGTCGAGGCGGCCTGGGGCCGCTCGTTCCTCGATCTCAAGATCTCGCAGATCCGCGTCGCGAGCCGCGGCCGCGCGCCCGTCCTGCTCATGAACTCCTTCTCCACGGCCCGCGACACCGCCGCGCACCTCGCCGCGCTCGGCCTCGACCATTCCGCCCGTTGCTTCACGCAGTTCGTCTCGATCCGCCTCACGCCGTCGGGCGAGCTCTTCCTCGACGGCAGCGGCGCGCCCTCCCTGCACGCGCCCGGCCACGGCGACTTCTCCTACGCCATCGCGAGGAGCGGCGAGCTCGATGGGTTCGTCAAAGGCGGCGGCCGCTGGCTGACCCTGTCGAACGTGGACAACCTGGGCGCGAGCCTCGACCCGGCGATCGTCGGGATGCACATCGCCCGCGGCAACCCGATGTCCGTGGAGCTCGTCGAGACGCGCGCGGGCGATGTCGGCGGGTTCCCGGCGATCGTGGGATCGCGCGTCGCGATCGTCGAGGCGTTCCGGCTGCCGCGGTCGTTCGACACGGCGACGATCCCGGCATTCAACACGAACACCTTCGTGTTCGACGCCCAGCTCCTCGCCGCGCACCCCGCGCTCGACTGGTTCGCGGTGAAGAAGCAGGTCGAGGGCCGCCCCGCGATCCAGTTCGAGCGGCTCGTCGGCCAGCTCTCGGAGCACGCGGCGGTCACCTGGCTCAAGGTGCCGCGCGACGGCCCCGCGAGCAGGTTCCTGCCGATCAAGCTCCCCGCGGATCTCGAGAGCTCGGCCGCGCAGCTCGAATCGGCGCTCCGGGCGCAGGGAGTGCTCGGCGCGTGA
- a CDS encoding tRNA threonylcarbamoyladenosine dehydratase has product MSDDDPSDEKNPSARMEDPARRFDRMERLVGQAAMEALARSHVMIVGAGGVGSWAAESIARSGAGRITVIDFDTVCIRNFNRQLQAVTGAIGRPKATLLAERLRAINPVARVDAIDNHFSEETADAMLAERPDFLIDAIDHITSKCFLIATCKARGIPFVVSTGSGGRLDPTRVRVGDLGTTDLDPLARALRKILREKHGFPGGKKKFGVTAVYTTEPASPPREDVRDTSCKAGCLCPQGENDFQSCTKKSVVHGTASFVTGALGLACAAVAVRHLIGDPVAY; this is encoded by the coding sequence ATGAGCGACGACGATCCCAGCGACGAGAAGAACCCCTCCGCGCGGATGGAGGATCCGGCGCGGCGCTTCGACCGGATGGAGCGGCTCGTCGGGCAGGCGGCGATGGAGGCGCTCGCCCGTTCCCACGTCATGATCGTCGGCGCGGGCGGAGTGGGGTCGTGGGCCGCGGAGTCGATCGCGCGCTCCGGCGCGGGCCGGATCACCGTGATCGACTTCGACACGGTGTGCATCCGCAACTTCAACCGCCAGCTCCAGGCGGTGACGGGCGCGATCGGGCGGCCCAAGGCGACCCTCCTCGCCGAGCGGCTGCGCGCGATCAACCCGGTGGCGCGCGTCGACGCGATCGACAACCACTTCAGCGAAGAGACGGCCGACGCCATGCTCGCCGAGCGGCCTGACTTCCTGATCGACGCCATCGATCACATCACGTCGAAGTGCTTCCTCATCGCCACCTGCAAGGCGCGCGGGATCCCGTTCGTCGTGTCGACCGGCTCCGGCGGGCGGCTCGATCCGACGCGGGTCCGGGTGGGCGATCTCGGGACGACGGACCTCGATCCCTTGGCCCGCGCGCTGCGGAAGATCCTGCGCGAGAAGCACGGCTTCCCGGGCGGCAAGAAGAAGTTCGGCGTCACCGCGGTCTACACGACCGAGCCGGCGTCGCCGCCCCGCGAGGACGTGCGCGACACGAGCTGCAAGGCCGGGTGCCTGTGCCCCCAGGGCGAGAACGACTTCCAGAGCTGCACCAAGAAGAGCGTCGTGCACGGCACCGCGTCGTTCGTGACCGGCGCGCTCGGCCTGGCCTGCGCCGCGGTGGCGGTGCGGCACCTCATCGGCGATCCCGTAGCGTATTGA
- a CDS encoding type II toxin-antitoxin system HicA family toxin, translating into MGRLRVLSGKETCRILFLNGFIEVRRKGSHVVMQKRVASTTVTVPVPDHPVLRVGTLLSIIRQSGLPRSLFENE; encoded by the coding sequence TTGGGTAGGCTCCGTGTGCTCTCCGGCAAGGAGACCTGCCGAATCCTCTTCCTCAACGGGTTCATCGAAGTTCGGCGCAAGGGGAGTCACGTCGTCATGCAGAAGCGCGTCGCCTCGACGACCGTCACGGTGCCCGTGCCGGATCATCCCGTGCTACGGGTCGGCACACTGCTTTCGATCATTCGCCAGTCTGGCCTGCCGAGATCGTTGTTCGAGAACGAGTAG
- a CDS encoding helix-turn-helix domain-containing protein: MKIPAQAERLLRGCWATLGLPLSEKPAEEHDVGIVDPEALLVSTLLVPGAIDSRLSEDIGAWCRVFGRLIHYQRLNALMDRLPEPSRVGALETARRMGLPGGSSRLATALGTTPTTSSKRAEAEARNGRIRSPKETAALSTFVNGRLFFGTGYRADLVSLTSIRRHVFGGPELARLLVTTPSTVSRLLSDLVACGFLDRRGRRRAPGDELPGLAVSADSTANIVAISDAQQVRDKALARTIEGECDFEWDRLGETLTSRGR, translated from the coding sequence ATGAAAATCCCCGCACAAGCGGAACGCCTTCTGCGCGGATGCTGGGCGACGCTCGGTCTCCCGCTGTCGGAGAAGCCCGCAGAGGAACACGACGTCGGAATCGTGGATCCCGAGGCGCTCCTCGTCTCCACGTTGCTCGTGCCGGGAGCGATCGACTCCCGCCTGAGCGAAGACATCGGGGCCTGGTGTCGGGTGTTCGGTCGTCTGATTCACTACCAAAGGCTGAACGCGCTCATGGATCGCCTCCCCGAGCCTTCCCGCGTCGGCGCGCTCGAAACCGCACGCCGAATGGGTCTCCCGGGAGGATCGAGCCGCCTTGCGACAGCTCTGGGAACAACCCCGACGACCAGCTCGAAGCGTGCCGAGGCCGAGGCACGCAACGGGCGTATTCGATCTCCCAAGGAGACCGCCGCGCTCTCCACGTTCGTCAACGGACGGCTCTTCTTCGGGACGGGCTATCGCGCCGATCTCGTTTCGCTGACGTCGATCCGCAGGCACGTTTTCGGCGGTCCCGAGCTCGCTCGGCTCCTCGTCACGACTCCGTCGACCGTCTCTCGCTTGCTGTCCGATCTCGTGGCGTGTGGCTTCCTCGATCGGCGCGGCCGGCGGCGAGCTCCAGGCGACGAGCTTCCCGGCCTCGCGGTTTCCGCCGATTCGACCGCGAACATCGTCGCGATCTCGGATGCGCAACAGGTGCGCGACAAGGCCCTGGCGCGGACCATCGAGGGAGAGTGCGACTTCGAGTGGGATCGCCTCGGCGAGACGCTCACATCCCGCGGCAGGTGA